The nucleotide window ATATATCCTcttgtttttgcacaaaaaagagGAAGTTGTTGTCACTGTGGTAACTCTATTTTAAGTTCAGGAAATGTGACAGAATTCTTAAGAAAATGTAGCAACATTCACTCCTTTAAGAACATTGTTTTGCTCAGGTTTCTGTGCAGTTTTCATCTTCTCTTCAACATTGATCTCTGCTCATTGGTGGAATAAGAATGGGACACGCTTTGTTCTGTGATTTGGAGTTAATCTGTGAGTATGTCATAAGTGCTTGGATACAACTGGAAACTAATTAACAGTCTTGATCAATGATAAGAATATAATATCTGTATCTTCTCAGTGTTTTAGCAAGTTTATCgtacatttaacattttcagttaCCTACTTTCTTTCAGTGCTGTTTACTCTCTTCTACTTTGGACACAGtcaaagtgagttttttttttttttttttctgtgttacaaTTGTGATTCCTAACATTGCTCAAATTCTGAAAAACAATGCCTTGCTGGTTTTTCTAACCTAAAATGCGCAGAACAGTGAGCCTCAAGAACCCAGGCTAGGAAACACTGTCTTAGAATTAAAGACTATTCCCTCttaatgaacttttttcttggccacCTGGACTGGGAAGAAGGGTTAGCGTTAGGTTAATACCTATgaccaacaaaaacattaagCCTAAAATACATGGCAAAGTATATCTTGACTGTACATATTATGCTCGAGTAGGGATGGGTATCTTTAAGATATTATTGAAACTACTCCTGTTATCGATACTTCCTGTCAATCCGGTATTCTTATTGGCATTCGTATCAATACTTTTCTGtgtaaaaacaaggaaaaagaaGACTAATAACCAACCAAGTacatggaaatgttttattctaaaaacaaattaaagcacAATTTATTCATTAATGTCTTTTGAAACACTAAGTGAAAATCATCACTACATGACTACATCAAACATACAATTTAAGGTAAAGAACCAGAGTTCAGAGAAATTAAAATGGCCTCACTTCAGacataatttggatttttttcactcTGCCATCCACCCGTGTTTGTCAGCAGAGGAATTTGAGGGCCTGCTGGATGAGTAGCCCCAGCCCCTCCCCTTCTCTTCAAACTACACCAATAAATGATGAGGAGAAGAGAGAGAGGTGGCCGGCCTTTTTAAGCCACATTGAAGCATTGTAGTGCATGCCATGTTCTTACTGTTGCAACACCACCACGCCGGCACTGTTAAGCAAGACCAATAAGACTGAAACTTACCGATTTGGTAGAAATTGAAGACGTGAGGTTTTTGTACCACATCTCTACTTTTGAGGGGTagggggtcactcagtcaaGTTCTATCCATATATAGTCATTGGTGAAAACACAATTGACTAGAACTCTCCAATGCTTGAGATAGGAAACAATGTTTCATTCATCGCAGTGTTCCTCATtccaggtcctcgagagccgccaccctgcctgttttccagctctttgtgtactgcttgctgctgattacctggaccaggtgtgttcattcaatcagaatgtgtAGACATCTGATTGAACTAATCAGCAGCTAGCAGAGCTTGTAGACAACAGGCAGGGTGGCGGCTCTTGAGGACCTGGAATGAGGAACACTGATTTATCGAAAGATTAAATAGATGAAGGATTTTGCATGAACTGATTTTGCTTCTTAAAACAATGGATTACAAGGTTAAACTGTTGTGCTCATGTACTATGTACCATAGGAGCAATACGTTGGATCCAAGTCAAAAGCCCTGGATACTGCTCAAAGGAAACAAGATTTGTaatcacaaacttaaaaaacactaaaatgggGTTTGTAGGAGTTATAAATGTGGTCTTCAGGGACCCCCATCCCCCCCacaccccaaaaaaaaaaaaaaaactttttcaaatgttttagtgGTAAAACCTACAATCATATCAAAGCCAACAGAAATTGTAAATGCAATTCCCCAAGGCTCCACCCTGGGACCTTTGCTATTTAATATCTGCTTGCTCCCACTGGTCCCGGTTATAAGGAACAACagcattagttaccatagctgcGCAATGACACACAGTTATAAATGACATTGACACCAGGAGACTGAGGCCCTGTACAGGTGCTTGGTAAATGCATTTAGGACATTAATGACTAGGGATGGGTATTGGTAAGATTTTGTCCATACTACTCTTCTCATTGATACTGCTCATCGATTTGGTATTCATATCGGTATTCTTATTCAACAGACAAATAAACTATGTGcatgaaaactttttattttagagcaAATGCAAACATAATATCTTAATTTAACATCCTTCGCAACAGGCTAGACGTCTCAGATGGCCATTCAAAagctgaggttattgtctttggggttTAAGAGAAATGGTTGGTGGTCACTACATAGCTTTAGTCTATTCATCTAAGAagtaccaaccaggccagaaattTGGGTGTAGTGATGGACACAGacctttattttgataaaagcaGTCATAAAATCAGCCCACTATCATCTCAAAAATTtatcaaggattaaagatctgatgccTAAGCAGAACCTAGAAAAACTGGTTCATGCTTTAATCTTTAGTTGACTTGAATACTGTACAGTGTNNNNNNNNTGGGTTCTAACAAGGGCCAGTAAAGTAGACCATGTTATTCCAGTTTAGAGGTCTTTACACGGGTTTCCTGTCTgccagaggatagactttaaagttataTTACAGGTtcataaagctttgaatggtttagcaccaaagtACATGACTGACCTTCTGATCCAGTATGTTCCAACTAGACCACTTTGGTcgtctggatccggtcttttacaGTTCCTAGAGTTAGAACTAAACATGGAAAAGCTGcgttcagcttctatgctccacaaaTCTGAAATAGACTACCAGAAAACCTTGGATCAGCTGAAATACTTAGTTTATTTCAATCTAGGTTAAAGAcccacctgttctcagctgaaTTTGATTAGTTTTTTATACATACAAACTAATTTGTTTATATACAGTTTGTTTATATACTGTTTAtataatttcaattatttttaatttataaaattttatttttatgatgaaccttaacatttcttttgattgtttctttttatgttttatatacaATAAATTGAATTGTCTTTGCATGACAAGTGCCATACAAATGAAACTGCCTTGCCTTTACTCAAGCTTGTGAGTAAAAACATAATCTCTCCAACAGAACCGGTCCTGAGAGTGTCTCCAAGGTGGTTGAGTCCTGGATCCTCAGTGACTCTGAGCTGTGAGGTTGAACATGAGTCTGCAGGATGGAGCTTCTACTGGTATAAAGCTGTTCCTGATCTATCACACAAGTCTGGCTCTTACAGCTATGAGCTGCTGCCTTCTAGCTCCAATGGGAATGCAGACAACTCCTACATCATTCATGGACAGACATACACAGCAGGATATGTGTGCAGAGCTGGAAGAGGAGAGCCACACGTCTACACTCTTTACAGTCAACTTCACTTTGTCTGGTCTGGAGGTCAGACTTCTGGTTCTTCATTCATTTCTCTCAATGATTTCTCTTCAGATTTCAAATACTGTCACATTCTACTATTTTGGGTCTCTTTGTTCTCCAAATCCAGCTAAAGTGTGCTGATCTTTATCCCGTTTGTGTTCAGATCTTCATCCATCAGCGTCTCTTTCAGTGAGTCCTGACAGAGTTCAACACTTCACCTCTGACTCTGTCTCTCTGACCTGTGAGGGAAACTCTGCTGAGTGGAGAGTCAGCAGGTTTCTGTTTAATGAAGCACTGTCATTCTGTTCTAAATGGGGAAAAATGAATGGATCAACATGTCATGCTGGTGAACTATGGTCTATTACTGGAGTGTATTGGTGCGAGTCTGGATCTGTATACAGCAACGCAGTCAACATCACAGGACAGTGtgagtggaaacacttttttaacattttgaaggaaaatagCTGAAGGCATCATGCATGTAAATATGTGATATACACAACCCcattttttaagctagtttCATTCAGAAAACGGTAAAACTTGAATGCTGATTCAGCTAAATTTGCTACTGCTTTGTGAGTTATATACAGAATACTATCGCTATTCTAACTTGTTGGAGACCTCAGCTGAAAGTTTTTCAGATGGAGCAAATTTTGATTCATTGTTGAATAAATATGCATTAAGACAATAAAGtattcatttgaaataaaagattaaaacatgaaatatgtgATGAGGATGAATGTGGATGTTTCCAGATGATGATCTTATCCTGCTGAGTCCCGTCCATCCTGTGACTGAGGGACATTCTGTTACTCTTGGCTGCAAGttgaagaaagaaaatcttctttctaaagtgtttttctaTCAAAATGGCACATTAATCCAAAGTGATAGCAGAGCGGAGATGATCATCCCTGCAGTGTCAAAGTCACACGAAGGCTTCTACAAGTGTCAATCCTCAGGAAAAGAATCTCCACAGAGCTGGTTGTCCGTCCAATGTAAGTACACTTTCCTAATGTTTTGAACATTGTAAAAAAGATACAATGACTACAATAACTATTTAATTAACaccttttatttctttccaGCTTCCAGACTGGACCactcatcacttcctgtttggtttttaattggactagtttgtgttattttgctgatcattttcctgattttgtttttgtataaaaagtCAAAGGGTGAGATGTTTACTGGTTCATATATTTTCAGGCTATTTCATTAGACTGTTTATTGCATTTAACTGAAATTGTCATTTAATCTTTCACAGATTCTCCACAAATCAGGTTTGTGCAGTTTCCCCTTTTCTCTTTGATTTTCGAATAgtgaaatttgtaaatttatgttTCAAGATGTGATACTTGTTTGTCATGTTTCGATTCATTAGGTTTCCGGACACAAATCAAGGCTCTGCTACAGCTCAAGAACACCATTATGCTTCTCTTGATCATGGTCAGTTAAACCTTGTCTTTTAATTCACAAATagcacaaaacatttatttactctATTTCTTGAATTTCATGAAATGtatctattttttgtgttttttgctaagcctcaaaacaatttttttttgtcttgtcttGTCATGTCCTTTCATGTCCTgtcttgttttttcatgttgtgtCTTGTCCTGTCCTGTCTTGACTTGTCCTGTCTTGTCCTGTCCTGTCCTGTCCTGTCCCATCCTATCTTGTCCTTTCATGTCCTGTCATGTCTTGTCCTGTCCTGTCCTGTCATGTCCTTTCCTGTCTTGTCCTGTCATGTACCATCCTGTCCTGTTGTGTCATGCCCTGTCTCTAAGTAGGGTTTGTTAGGGACAAATTTTTCTGGCCACTTTCCcaatattctaaaaatatgGGACCACAAGATCCGGATTCTNNNNNNNNNNNNNNNNNNNNNNNNNNNNNNNNNNNNNNNNNNNNNNNNNNNNNNNNNNNNNNNNNNNNNNNNNNNNNNNNNNNNNNNNNNNNNNNNNNNNNNNNNNNNNNNNNNNNNNNNNNNNNNNNNNNNNNNNNNNNNNNNNNNNNNNNNNNNNNNNNNNNNNNNNNNNNNNNNNNNNNNNNNNNNNNNNNNNNNNNNNNNNNNNNNNNNNNNNNNNNNNNNNNNNNNNNNNTATGTAACCCACCTGCCACCCCACAACCCTTGTAACCAAtgaatatgatgtttttttttcaatgatggACTTGGACATCTCATACCTCTGAAAATCATCTAGTTGGACCCCACACATACAGACAAATGATGATGTGTCTTTCTTCTGAATTTTTCGGGACCAAACTCAAAAAGCCGAAAAAAGACACCTACCATCTTGTTACAACCACCAGAAATGGGTAACCCTCGCCGGTCCCAACATCCCAGTGGGGCCCGACCCAACTTCAAGAATTACGGCTGGGTTTAGCTTGTAGTGTTCGAAATGTTCTGCAAACCTGTTCTATGACATCTAAGAAGCTGGAAAAGGACACCTACTATCTTGTTACAACTACCAGAAATAGGATACCCTAGCCCAACCCAACATCCCGGAGGGGCCCGACCCAACTTCTCAGACGAgggttaatttttttgtttccattttaggGTTCTAAATGtcctttaaacatgttttacttcCTTTAAAAAGTTCTAGGCACCTACCATCTCATTACAACACACAGAAACAGTTAGGACTTTCAGAGAAGGAAACTGAGATATTGGGCCcccaaaaagtttaaaaccagGATATTGGGCTTTCCGTAATAACTCTGGTTTCTTTGGTGGTATCGGCTTGTAACTCACTCCAGCTTGTTCCCCCTCCCAAGAGCAACCCAGAAACGTTGAAACCAAGTTGATAGAACCATTAGAATGGAAGTTATTAGAAAAAGCCCAATATACCGAAATTGAACTT belongs to Oryzias melastigma strain HK-1 linkage group LG18, ASM292280v2, whole genome shotgun sequence and includes:
- the LOC112156159 gene encoding uncharacterized protein LOC112156159 (The sequence of the model RefSeq protein was modified relative to this genomic sequence to represent the inferred CDS: added 11 bases not found in genome assembly); this encodes MGHALFCDLELILLFTLFYFGHSQKPVLRVSPRWLSPGSSVTLSCEVEHESAGWSFYWYKAVPDLSHKSGSYSYELLPSSSNGNADNSYIIHGQTYTAGYVCRAGRGEPHVYTLYSQLHFVWSGDLHPSASLSVSPDRVQHFTSDSVSLTCEGNSAEWRVSRFLFNEALSFCSKWGKMNGSTCHAGELWSITGVYWCESGSVYSNAVNITGQYDDLILLSPVHPVTEGHSVTLGCKWRTENLLSKVFFYQNDTLIQSESRVEMIIPAVSKSHEGFYKCQSSGKESPQSWLAVKSASRPDSSSLPVLLVVRPVCVFLLMIFPLMFYLYKKSKDSTSIRSDEQNQNKVPDENDAEQNTYGSLLHGDVALYESLRVQENTENNPDYVTIDAEEE